A genome region from Nicotiana tabacum cultivar K326 chromosome 13, ASM71507v2, whole genome shotgun sequence includes the following:
- the LOC107768887 gene encoding putative UDP-glucose flavonoid 3-O-glucosyltransferase 3, giving the protein MKKAELVFVPAPGIGHLVPTCTFAVNLLNLDEQLCITMIIIRPQAPFDVGIDAYIQRFSSNTAPVDHRIRFIKLPQVELPPLQEFTNSMENFFSLLISSYKPLVKDAIINNKHSNTKIVGLVIDMFCSSMVDVANELGIPPYIFFTSGAGFLGFVLYLSVCHSQHGREFSLTDPDLYIPSYANLVPSNVLPTFAFNKEGYTAFMNHGARFKETKGILINTFAELEPHAVNSLASDPELPPVYTIGPQLDLAGQKGREDNKEEIMKWLEDQQPSSVLFLCFGSMGTLEVPQLQELANALEQSGVRFLWSIKMPLGSEYGKFDELLPEGFLIRTKDRGMVCGWAPQVNVLAHKATAGFVSHCGWNSTLESLWHGVPMVTWPLHGEQQINAFQMVKDLELAVELRMDYRMGKISDGGIVRADEIENAIRCIMDSENPVRKRVKKMRVKSREVLMEGGSSFVSLRRFLKTILDG; this is encoded by the coding sequence ATGAAGAAAGCAGAGTTGGTTTTTGTTCCTGCTCCAGGCATAGGTCACCTTGTCCCCACATGCACATTTGCAGTAAACTTGCTCAATCTTGATGAACAACTATGTATAACCATGATTATCATTAGGCCTCAGGCACCATTTGATGTAGGCATAGATGCATACATTCAAAGATTCTCCTCCAATACTGCCCCTGTTGATCATCGGATCAGAttcatcaaacttcctcaagtcGAACTACCACCCTTACAAGAGTTTACAAACTCTATGGAGaatttcttctctcttctcaTATCAAGCTATAAACCCCTCGTCAAAGATGCtattatcaacaacaaacacTCCAATACGAAAATAGTTGGCTTAGTCATCGATATGTTTTGCAGTTCAATGGTTGATGTAGCAAATGAACTTGGGATTCCTCCctatattttcttcacttctggTGCAGGTTTTCTTGGTTTTGTGCTTTACCTCTCTGTTTGTCATAGCCAACATGGGAGGGAATTTAGCCTCACAGATCCTGATTTATATATACCTTCCTATGCCAACTTGGTACCTTCAAATGTCTTACCAACGTTTGCTTTCAATAAGGAAGGTTACACAGCATTCATGAACCATGGTGCCAGGTTCAAAGAAACCAAAGGAATTCTTATCAATACATTTGCTGAACTTGAACCTCATGCTGTGAATTCATTAGCATCTGACCCTGAACTACCTCCAGTATATACAATAGGACCGCAGCTCGACCTTGCAGGTCAAAAGGGTAGGGAGGACAATAAGGAAGAAATAATGAAATGGCTAGAAGATCAGCAACCATCATCTGTGCTATTTCTGTGCTTTGGTAGCATGGGAACTTTAGAGGTTCCACAGCTACAAGAGTTGGCAAATGCTCTTGAACAAAGCGGGGTGAGGTTCTTGTGGTCAATAAAAATGCCCCTTGGTTCTGAATATGGCAAGTTTGATGAGCTATTGCCAGAAGGATTCTTGATTAGGACTAAAGACAGGGGAATGGTGTGTGGTTGGGCACCACAAGTGAATGTTTTGGCTCACAAAGCGACTGCTGGTTTTGTATCTCATTGTGGATGGAACTCGACACTGGAGAGTTTATGGCATGGAGTTCCTATGGTGACATGGCCTCTACATGGTGAGCAGCAGATTAACGCGTTTCAGATGGTGAAGGATCTTGAGCTGGCAGTGGAACTGAGAATGGATTACAGGATGGGGAAGATCAGTGATGGAGGAATAGTGAGAGCAGACGAGATTGAGAATGCTATAAGATGCATAATGGATAGTGAAAATCCAGTGaggaaaagagtgaaaaaaatgAGGGTCAAGAGCAGAGAGGTCTTAATGGAAGGTGGTTCTTCCTTTGTTTCTTTAAGACGTTTCCTTAAGACCATTCTTGATGGCTAG